A DNA window from Trypanosoma brucei brucei TREU927 chromosome 11 chr11_scaffold01 genomic scaffold, whole genome shotgun sequence contains the following coding sequences:
- a CDS encoding ubiquitin ligase, putative, with amino-acid sequence MALSGFASVQNPMDPRKWTSGTLLEYLQLHEIFTGMEWESHTVGKEERLLLVRAVRDDLDRFYHMGGDASGLVPLENVLETDPKILLRCRVPPGAATLLRQYPQKLGDTVNAGLEMLMEERTKYSSPAAWKCTSNALPMVEWWLGLTVDEEGEKMIREETGFRVCGRSFQPGEILVFCKDCASDCSCVMCSDCFKSSPCINHNYVVRQCLIGGGMCDCGDPSAWKTASFCTRHRGFQSSADPAADMDCTKRQWLEVLSRGLVLYITTIVGAQAEYQCNSNSSDDQLARMQWFDRALRRIADIALLLSASGDGPRRVLCHSLMEKALVSRRVECVADGKRLEEMRHLSCMEELFLYGFEIPKLSRFSIWERSILWLFNNTLCDPLIRVPFAELLLKYGERGATRRELHVATLSVQVFTSSDVVDSLLLREPHPKWESVLKGETILHRLISCLLYCSCETMNVRNASPQEVSRAVRCCRWMTEVLCVTQNTCAIVVSRQLYRGWCRLLTINGSASMVFRRTSVGESDGGSVETDCAMNIELELQQMFHRIANMARDVAVSLHAGELLIPPRLLESLSSSSWCGALDPAVESSKRRDMLEGFSVQGGSALLVGGGGVGCNVTCREYMRELMRECMVAINALLQEKRGGFSPKEVISVDADGKPLLERYDLLDKKSPNPTSFVLPHMRFFAEIVKSWMKVQKRIEESGAEVEQGSFVSLLSELFAETEARADYWIDELLMPLVLLCQHEQGLWHGERFELSRRCECYVACSTLMIEADVCMMQLLMLLVPTETFAAQLLNRFMFSKENRALGYTGFLRLVLTLCVQDCSLLINNKADLVFALKRRLLHVIAGDRGHSLDDLERVASELEHALPGINLDELLPLIFREVTTTVKSRKRAVVQFKDVCTWRSYINLYHPSLRDHHLPDMCDLYDRLVRRKRMGTDSGGEGDSNDAPAVFPPPNIRWVEVTERPEEGSWEARRAAVFRDKVFLLLQDPCVLSVAIRAVHGYMFDGLEGCSGSEGTVSIITLAHAISLLYLAMRACTIIGAGASGGSAATVVDWDAVGKFHKKNSSPPIHAPQQLNQLLGVEGLLNARNLKEALEVPVEADLVFGAGRSPVSTASATTTVDALRKLRTRFREVTKDIFGIVGMVEFILQGMSEPSLSVGADKPAVGESQRGEGECCRPDVKGKQSALLKRMKAINAKKSFAMLSDPSRFGFYATQDAPAPGVKPSVCEGGSHSSVANPILQRIRSMDCCICRDHARGSLALFGNVSVSDVLDRLRFDDTGVDSHQQQPQKRKLSTHFYLCGHAAHMSCVKRIFGRMASTLQNTPDMDRLPAAVTRNDFSCPMCLMVCTTLCPCPVPPANVATGEASSLFEMVRESSLRAVSSDEAARGALQSLWCDISSVAVTNSSCDGSGNESRSVRKQPRDENKNIREVVEVARSVRAQMCVALEWVKVGGAVLYNELLTLLSLMISLEPILLEGTISHACAELSCHDVDDNFCVLILNALLHPSDAAEYVAQYTTLLLHSSDCSALTSGPVDDDGQGAHSGLLMSVWRELGCLTLLKALLTDNTPSEVVQIGDDKVVFIPFQSEELATLEGQSQAVFTMLCYLLQKPLQNCEWGHTKASEALVSLIHKAVSEGNEKMIKGTPLSLLHRCRDVSLLDDAPRFKPLGVVYEGALLWKRFLMNRVLHLPDAHAQLLLSLNPNEPCSMCGDTEGNRLLCCFCGKLFCLRPSQRPPELYIHALSCGSGLGVYMSPEDNRIYVLETRRSQVVVLAGPYADEYGRPAVRGYTSRQLTLNDDLAHFLLSLWIRSRWNVEFTVVSEMKRRDLRLL; translated from the coding sequence ATGGCGTTGTCAGGCTTTGCATCTGTGCAGAATCCGATGGATCCGAGGAAGTGGACTTCTGGAACCCTTTTGGAGTACCTGCAGCTTCATGAAATTTTCACTGGTATGGAGTGGGAAAGTCATACCGTTGGGAAGGAGGAACGTTTGCTGTTGGTGCGTGCAGTCAGGGATGATCTTGATCGTTTCTATCATATGGGTGGTGACGCGTCGGGGTTAGTGCCTCTGGAAAATGTTCTGGAAACTGATCCAAAAATTCTTCTGAGGTGCCGCGTTCCTCCAGGAGCTGCTACGTTGCTCAGGCAATACCCCCAAAAGCTGGGTGATACTGTCAACGCGGGACTTGAAATGTTGATGGAGGAGAGAACCAAATATAGTTCCCCTGCTGCATGGAAGTGCACCAGCAATGCTCTGCCAATGGTGGAGTGGTGGCTGGGTCTCACTGttgatgaagaaggagaaaaaatgatACGAGAGGAGACGGGGTTTCGTGTTTGCGGTCGTTCTTTTCAACCTGGGGAAATACTTGTGTTTTGCAAGGATTGCGCCTCAGATTGTTCGTGTGTGATGTGTAGTGACTGTTTCAAGAGTTCTCCATGCATTAATCATAATTATGTCGTGCGGCAGTGCTTGATTGGTGGGGGTATGTGTGACTGTGGTGACCCGTCTGCGTGGAAaactgcttctttttgcacACGACATAGGGGATTTCAGAGTTCGGCGGATCCTGCTGCCGATATGGACTGTACTAAGCGACAGTGGCTTGAGGTGTTGTCGCGTGGTCTTGTACTATACATTACGACGATTGTTGGCGCACAGGCGGAATACCAATGCAATAGTAACAGTAGTGATGATCAATTGGCAAGGATGCAGTGGTTTGATCGAGCACTTCGTCGGATAGCTGACATTGCACTGCTTCTTTCGGCCAGTGGTGACGGACCCCGACGTGTGCTGTGCCATAGCCTTATGGAGAAGGCGCTCGTATCCCGGCGTGTTGAGTGCGTAGCGGATGGAAAAAGGCTGGAGGAGATGCGTCACCTTTCTTGCATGGAagaattatttttatatggGTTTGAAATCCCCAAGTTATCCCGTTTTTCCATTTGGGAACGCTCTATTCTTTGGTTATTCAACAACACCCTCTGTGACCCGCTGATCCGCGTCCCCTTTGCGGAGCTTCTTTTAAAGTACGGGGAACGAGGCGCCACGAGGAGGGAGTTACATGTTGCAACGCTCAGCGTTCAGGTCTTTACATCCAGTGATGTTGTGGACAGCCTTTTACTGCGGGAGCCACATCCAAAGTGGGAAAGTGTGCTCAAGGGAGAAACAATTCTTCATCGGCTTATCTCTTGCCTGTTGTATTGCAGTTGTGAGACCATGAATGTGAGAAACGCTTCCCCACAAGAGGTCTCGAGGGCAGTCAGGTGTTGTAGGTGGATGACAGAAGTGTTGTGTGTGACACAGAACACTTGTGCAATCGTTGTGTCGCGCCAACTTTATCGCGGCTGGTGCAGGTTACTCACGATTAATGGGAGTGCTAGTATGGTGTTTCGAAGGACATCAGTGGGCGAGTCAGACGGGGGCAGTGTGGAAACGGACTGTGCTATGAATATAGAGTTAGAGCTGCAGCAAATGTTTCACCGTATAGCGAATATGGCCCGCGACGTAGCGGTGTCGTTGCACGCGGGCGAGTTGTTAATTCCGCCCCGCCTGTTGGAAAGTCTTTCGTCTTCCTCGTGGTGTGGTGCATTGGACCCCGCTGTTGAGAGCAGCAAGCGTCGTGACATGCTTGAAGGGTTTTCCGTACAGGGTGGATCAGCACTGTTGGTCGGAGGCGGTGGGGTTGGGTGTAACGTAACTTGTCGAGAGTACATGCGTGAGCTAATGAGAGAGTGTATGGTGGCCATTAACGCCCTTCTCCAAGAAAAGCGGGGCGGGTTTTCCCCAAAGGAAGTAATTTCTGTGGACGCAGATGGGAAGCCACTACTGGAACGATATGACTTGCTAGATAAAAAATCACCTAATCCAACATCGTTTGTGCTTCCGCACATGCGATTCTTCGCAGAAATAGTGAAGTCGTGGATGAAGGTACAAAAGCGAATTGAAGAAAGCGGGGCGGAAGTTGAACAGGGGTCATTCGTCTCTCTTCTTTCGGAGTTGTTTGCGGAAACAGAAGCGAGGGCAGATTATTGGATTGATGAGCTTCTCATGCCATTGGTCCTGCTCTGCCAACATGAGCAAGGTCTTTGGCATGGTGAGCGCTTTGAGTTGTCAAGGCGTTGCGAGTGTTACGTTGCTTGCAGTACACTCATGATCGAAGCAGACGTGTGCATGATGCAACTGCTTATGCTTTTGGTCCCCACAGAGACGTTTGCAGCTCAGTTGCTGAATCGGTTCATGTTCTCTAAGGAGAATCGTGCGTTGGGTTACACCGGCTTTTTGAGGCTTGTCCTCACACTTTGTGTACAGGACTGCAGTTTACTAATTAATAATAAGGCTGATTTAGTCTTCGCATTGAAACGGCGGTTACTGCACGTCATTGCAGGGGACCGCGGTCACTCCCTTGACGACCTGGAGAGGGTAGCCAGTGAGTTGGAACATGCTTTACCCGGCATCAACCTTGATGAATTGCTTCCATTAATTTTTAGAGAAGTGACCACGACAGTGAAAAGCCGGAAGAGGGCGGTGGTTCAGTTCAAGGATGTTTGCACGTGGCGGTCGTACATAAACCTTTATCATCCATCACTTCGGGACCACCATTTACCTGATATGTGCGATCTCTACGACCGTTTAGTGCGGAGGAAGCGGATGGGAACCGACagtgggggggagggagactCTAACGATGCACCGGCGGTGTTCCCTCCACCTAACATACGATGGGTTGAAGTGACTGAGCGGCCTGAGGAAGGGTCGTGGGAGGCTCGTCGTGCCGCCGTATTCCGTGACAAGGTGTTTCTACTGCTACAGGATCCTTGTGTGCTTAGCGTTGCCATACGTGCAGTTCACGGATACATGTTTGACGGGCTGGAGGGCTGTTCGGGGTCTGAGGGGACGGTAAGTATCATTACGTTGGCGCATGCCATCTCTTTGCTGTACCTTGCAATGAGGGCATGCACAATCATTGGTGCTGGTGCGTCAGGTGGATCTGCTGCTACTGTGGTGGATTGGGATGCGGTTGGTAAGTttcataaaaaaaattcatcCCCACCGATACACGCTCCGCAACAACTCAACCAGCTGCTCGGTGTGGAAGGTCTTCTCAACGCGAGGAACCTTAAGGAAGCCCTTGAAGTTCCTGTGGAAGCGGATTTAGTTTTTGGGGCGGGCCGTTCACCGGTGTCGACAGCGTCCGCGACTACAACAGTGGATGCGCTACGCAAACTACGCACCCGTTTCCGTGAGGTAACGAAGGATATATTTGGTATTGTTGGAATGGTAGAGTTTATACTTCAAGGCATGAGTGAACCTTCCCTTTCGGTTGGGGCAGACAAGCCAGCGGTTGGGGAGTCGCAGCGTGGAGAGGGTGAGTGCTGCCGACCGGACGTCAAGGGGAAGCAGTCAGCGCTTTTGAAGCGTATGAAAGCGATTAACGCGAAGAAAAGTTTTGCCATGCTCTCTGATCCTTCGAGGTTTGGCTTTTATGCAACACAAGACGCACCTGCACCGGGTGTGAAACCTTCTGTGTGTGAAGGTGGCAGCCATTCTTCGGTGGCCAACCCAATACTGCAGCGTATCCGAAGCATGGATTGTTGCATATGCCGGGATCATGCGAGGGGATCGCTTGCTCTTTTCGGAAACGTTTCTGTGTCTGATGTGCTTGACCGCCTTCGATTTGACGACACAGGGGTCGACTCCCACCAGCAACAACCTCAAAAGCGCAAGCTAAGCACTCATTTTTACCTCTGTGGACATGCCGCCCACATGAGTTGTGTGAAGAGGATATTTGGTCGAATGGCCTCCACTTTGCAAAACACGCCAGACATGGACCGGTTGCCTGCAGCGGTTACTCGCAACGATTTCAGCTGTCCAATGTGCCTCATGGTTTGCACCACGCTCTGCCCGTGCCCCGTGCCACCTGCGAATGTGGCGACGGGAGAGGCATCTTCCCTGTTTGAGATGGTACGGGAGAGTTCGTTACGTGCTGTCAGCTCTGACGAGGCCGCCCGAGGTGCACTGCAGAGTTTGTGGTGTGACATTTCTAGCGTAGCTGTTACCAATTCTTCCTGTGATGGCAGCGGGAATGAATCGCGGAGTGTGCGGAAGCAACCGCGGGACGAAAATAAGAACATTCGAGAGGTTGTCGAGGTTGCTCGAAGTGTTCGTGCGCAAATGTGCGTAGCGCTCGAGTGGGTGAAGGTTGGAGGTGCTGTGCTGTACAATGAGCTGCTCACCCTCCTCTCCCTCATGATATCACTGGAGCCAATATTACTTGAAGGGACTATTTCCCATGCTTGTGCGGAACTTTCCTGTCACGATGTTGATGATAATTTTTGCGTACTTATTCTAAATGCACTACTGCATCCCTCAGACGCGGCAGAGTACGTGGCTCAGTACACGACACTCTTACTGCATTCGAGTGATTGCTCTGCCCTCACCTCGGGGCCCGTCGACGATGATGGCCAAGGCGCTCACAGTGGACTTCTTATGTCTGTATGGCGTGAGTTGGGGTGCCTTACGCTTCTCAAGGCGTTGCTGACCGACAATACACCATCTGAGGTGGTACAGATCGGTGACGATAAGGTTGTATTCATTCCGTTTCAGTCGGAAGAGCTTGCAACGTTGGAGGGTCAGAGCCAAGCTGTTTTCACCATGTTGTGCTATTTGTTGCAGAAACCGCTTCAAAACTGCGAGTGGGGACATACAAAAGCCTCGGAGGCCTTGGTCTCGCTAATTCACAAAGCGGTCTCGGAAGGGAATGAGAAGATGATCAAAGGAACCCCGCTTAGTTTACTGCACCGTTGCCGCGACGTGTCTCTTCTTGATGACGCGCCTCGTTTCAAACCGTTGGGTGTTGTGTATGAAGGGGCCTTATTGTGGAAGCGGTTCTTAATGAATCGTGTGTTGCACCTTCCTGATGCCCACGCCCAATTACTCCTCAGCCTCAACCCCAATGAACCTTGTAGCATGTGTGGCGATACAGAAGGGAATCGTCTCCTGTGCTGCTTCTGTGGCAAACTCTTTTGCTTGAGACCATCACAAAGGCCACCGGAGCTTTACATTCATGCCCTCTCGTGTGGCAGTGGCCTTGGTGTTTACATGAGTCCCGAAGACAATCGTATATACGTGCTCGAAACTAGAAGGTCTCAAGTTGTTGTTCTAGCGGGTCCTTACGCCGACGAGTATGGTCGACCTGCAGTGCGTGGCTACACCTCGCGCCAGTTAACCCTTAATGACGACTTGGcgcattttttgctttccttgtGGATTCGGTCGAGGTGGAATGTGGAGTTTACTGTGGTCAGTGAAATGAAGCGGCGGGACCTTCGACTCCTTTAA
- a CDS encoding ribonucleoside-diphosphate reductase small chain, with product MPPKSHKRSRKEGEVEEPLLTENPDRYVIFPIKYPDIWQKYKEAESSIWTVEEIDLGNDMTDWEKLDDGERHFIKHVLAFFAASDGIVLENLAERFMCEVQVPEVRCFYGFQIAMENIHCETYSVLIDTYVVDPDEKQRLLHAIRTIPCIEKKAKWAIEWIGSQTSFPTRLVAFAAVEGIFFSGSFCAIFWLKKRGLMPGLTFSNELISRDEGLHTDFACLLYEKYIVNKLPRDRVLEIICNAVSIEREFICDALPVRLIGMNSQLMTQYIEFVADRLLVSLGYDRHCNSKNPFDFMDMISLQGKTNFFEKKVGEYQKAGVMSSERSSKVFSLDADF from the coding sequence CACCCAAATCTCACAAGCGCTCGCGTAAGGAaggggaggtggaggagccaCTTCTGACAGAAAACCCCGACCGCTACGTTATCTTCCCTATCAAGTACCCTGACATATGGCAGAAGTACAAGGAGGCGGAGAGCAGCATCTGGACGGTGGAGGAAATCGACCTTGGGAATGACATGACAGATTGGGAGAAGCTGGACGACGGCGAGCGACACTTCATCAAACATGTGTTGGCTTTCTTCGCGGCAAGCGATGGCATTGTGCTGGAGAACCTTGCGGAACGGTTCATGTGCGAAGTGCAGGTACCTGAAGTTCGATGTTTCTATGGGTTCCAGATTGCTATGGAAAATATCCATTGTGAGACATACTCCGTGTTGATCGATACGTATGTTGTGGATCCCGACGAAAAGCAACGACTGCTACATGCCATAAGGACGATTCCGTGTATTGAGAAAAAGGCCAAATGGGCGATTGAATGGATTGGCAGTCAGACTTCGTTCCCTACGCGGCTCGTCGCGTTTGCGGCTGTCGAAGGCATATTTTTCTCTGGCTCGTTCTGCGCCATTTTTTGGTTAAAGAAGCGTGGCTTGATGCCCGGGCTCACCTTCAGCAACGAGCTGATTTCACGTGATGAGGGTCTGCACACTGACTTTGCTTGCCTATTATACGAGAAGTATATCGTAAACAAGCTGCCGAGGGATCGTGTGCTTGAAATTATATGCAATGCAGTATCAATTGAGCGAGAGTTCATTTGCGATGCATTACCTGTCCGCTTAATTGGAATGAATTCTCAGCTGATGACTCAGTACATTGAGTTTGTCGCCGATCGGCTCCTGGTGTCCTTGGGGTACGACCGTCATTGCAACTCGAAGAACCCATTTGACTTCATGGATATGATTTCTCTTCAGGGGAAAACTAACTTTTTCGAGAAGAAGGTTGGTGAGTATCAGAAGGCTGGTGTGATGAGTTCCGAAAGGTCGTCAAAGGTTTTCTCTCTGGACGCAGATTTCTAG